The following proteins are encoded in a genomic region of Ornithinibacillus sp. 4-3:
- a CDS encoding ABC transporter permease, translated as MNESSSKKITHILGAELSKLISLPMIWLTLIGTFILNLILVAAFIYAELQAETGSNVLDIGLASMSYLQVGFIILGILAACSEYVGGQIQTTLIAVPWRGLQLSTKHLALAIISLPAAFITVSAGALYAFMMIKDIATELEISTMIKTIAGATGYLTLTTLLSVAIGSLLKRTIPALVVLLSYYFIASPLLRGFLSDIKNYLPDTAGSYMYTSSASEGINGLTSIQGTGILMLWTFILIAVAVVFYRKRDA; from the coding sequence ATGAACGAATCATCAAGTAAAAAAATAACTCACATTCTTGGTGCAGAGCTGTCTAAATTAATCTCATTACCGATGATATGGCTTACTCTAATTGGTACATTCATTCTTAATTTAATTTTAGTCGCAGCTTTTATTTATGCTGAACTACAAGCAGAAACAGGTAGTAATGTATTAGATATTGGACTAGCTTCGATGAGCTATCTTCAAGTTGGTTTTATCATTCTTGGAATTTTAGCCGCTTGCTCTGAATATGTAGGTGGTCAAATTCAAACTACACTAATCGCGGTACCCTGGCGTGGTCTACAATTATCTACCAAGCACTTGGCTTTAGCCATTATTAGTCTTCCAGCTGCATTTATTACTGTTTCAGCTGGGGCGCTTTATGCTTTTATGATGATAAAAGACATAGCAACAGAACTTGAAATAAGTACAATGATCAAAACAATAGCAGGTGCAACAGGATATCTCACATTAACCACGCTTCTTAGTGTAGCAATAGGGTCCTTACTAAAACGAACTATTCCTGCATTAGTTGTACTGCTCAGTTATTATTTTATTGCCAGTCCATTATTGAGAGGATTTTTGTCTGATATTAAAAATTATCTTCCTGATACAGCAGGATCTTACATGTATACGTCGTCTGCTTCAGAAGGAATAAATGGACTTACTTCAATACAAGGAACTGGGATTTTGATGTTATGGACGTTCATTTTAATTGCAGTAGCTGTTGTATTTTACCGAAAACGAGATGCTTAA
- a CDS encoding GyrI-like domain-containing protein yields the protein MALVESLQKAIEYMETHLLDDISIKDIAEQAHLSPYHFQRAFVILTDMTVGEYLRRRRLTKAAHELCNSRTKIIDLAYKYGYQTPESFTKAFHRQHQLTPSEARKGMGNLQSYNRLVIQVNVKGVEPMNYQLIERKAFQIVGVKEQLNCNGDIGPSRNIGLFWTQVGRDGTINRLLGLNNGQISGLIGATVDYSKEDNNIEYWIGTEHKGSTPDGLSSYEVSAEKWAIFEIVGPVVDVVPETWKKIYSEWFPSNDYQHSGAPSLEVYKSPDPTSPTAKTEIWVPVRHISE from the coding sequence ATGGCATTGGTAGAATCATTACAAAAGGCAATTGAATACATGGAAACCCATCTGCTGGATGATATCTCGATTAAAGACATTGCTGAACAAGCTCATCTATCTCCCTATCATTTCCAACGTGCTTTTGTTATTCTGACGGATATGACTGTTGGAGAATATTTGAGAAGACGCCGTTTGACCAAAGCAGCTCATGAATTATGCAACAGTCGTACAAAGATTATTGACCTTGCCTACAAATATGGCTATCAAACTCCTGAATCTTTTACTAAAGCATTTCATAGACAACACCAGCTTACGCCGAGTGAAGCACGTAAAGGAATGGGAAATTTACAATCCTATAACCGCCTGGTAATACAGGTGAATGTGAAAGGAGTAGAACCAATGAATTATCAATTGATAGAACGAAAAGCCTTCCAGATTGTGGGGGTGAAAGAACAGCTTAATTGTAACGGAGATATCGGCCCGTCTCGGAATATTGGTCTTTTTTGGACACAGGTCGGCCGGGACGGCACTATTAACCGATTGCTAGGCTTGAATAACGGACAAATATCAGGTTTGATTGGAGCAACAGTGGATTATAGCAAAGAGGACAATAATATTGAGTATTGGATTGGCACTGAACATAAAGGTTCCACACCTGATGGATTATCTAGTTATGAAGTATCTGCCGAAAAATGGGCAATTTTTGAAATCGTAGGGCCAGTAGTTGATGTAGTACCAGAAACATGGAAAAAAATATATTCAGAGTGGTTTCCATCTAATGATTATCAGCATAGCGGTGCACCGTCTTTAGAAGTATACAAAAGCCCTGATCCAACCAGTCCCACAGCCAAAACGGAAATCTGGGTACCGGTAAGACATATTTCGGAATAA
- a CDS encoding DUF6501 family protein: protein MIHLHWEKNKTIKQIECVHTNAKKFIVNQKLTPGKIYDVKNETEEFYFIFDNSNRIGGFRKEYFKEVE, encoded by the coding sequence TTGATTCATTTACATTGGGAGAAAAATAAAACAATCAAACAAATTGAATGTGTTCATACAAATGCAAAGAAATTTATTGTTAATCAAAAATTAACACCTGGGAAAATATATGATGTTAAAAATGAAACAGAAGAATTTTATTTTATTTTTGACAATAGTAATCGAATTGGCGGATTTCGCAAAGAATATTTTAAAGAAGTTGAATAA
- a CDS encoding methyltransferase domain-containing protein, translating to MNINVLKNEWIKYEEVKFEGWDFSCIQDDWENETLPWNYAEIVNRYLSSDLKLLDMGTGGGEFLLSLNHPYEKTSVTEGWQPNIELLKRVLVPLGINLATIGEDGIIDYGDNSFDIIINRHESFDVNEVKRVLKPNGIFITQQVGGENGNRLSNMLIPGFQPKYRTLNLRNTQCELECSNFEIVFANEYFPYQKFFNMKALIYYVKVIEWEFPEFNVMNNFEQLLNAYKELTLNGYILNYEHRFIIVAYNFIKQINPC from the coding sequence ATGAATATAAATGTGTTAAAAAACGAATGGATAAAATATGAAGAAGTGAAATTTGAAGGTTGGGATTTTTCTTGTATACAGGACGATTGGGAAAATGAAACTCTCCCATGGAATTATGCTGAAATCGTAAACAGGTATTTATCTTCAGATTTAAAATTACTTGATATGGGTACTGGAGGCGGAGAATTTCTTTTATCCCTAAATCATCCTTATGAAAAAACATCGGTAACAGAAGGCTGGCAGCCAAATATTGAACTTTTAAAAAGAGTATTAGTTCCTTTAGGGATAAATCTAGCCACAATTGGTGAAGATGGCATTATTGATTATGGTGACAATAGTTTTGATATTATAATTAATAGACATGAATCATTTGATGTTAATGAAGTAAAAAGAGTATTAAAACCAAACGGTATATTTATTACCCAGCAGGTGGGCGGGGAAAATGGAAACCGTTTATCAAATATGCTTATTCCAGGCTTTCAACCAAAATATAGAACCTTAAATTTGAGAAATACTCAATGTGAGCTAGAGTGCAGTAATTTTGAGATTGTGTTCGCTAATGAATATTTTCCTTACCAAAAATTTTTTAATATGAAAGCTCTAATTTACTATGTAAAAGTTATTGAGTGGGAATTTCCGGAATTTAATGTAATGAATAACTTTGAGCAATTGTTGAATGCCTATAAAGAGTTAACATTAAATGGCTATATTTTAAACTATGAGCATCGATTTATAATAGTTGCTTATAATTTTATAAAACAAATAAACCCGTGTTGA
- a CDS encoding ATP-binding cassette domain-containing protein produces the protein MVYAINVENLHNSYGNVAVLKGLSFKVKKGEIFALLGGNGSGKTTILECIEGIRKYNSASISVDGSFGVQLQSITLPKNIKVIEALTLFSKWNSDSIN, from the coding sequence GTGGTATATGCGATAAATGTAGAAAATTTACATAATTCATATGGGAATGTTGCTGTATTGAAAGGACTCTCCTTTAAGGTAAAAAAAGGAGAGATTTTTGCATTACTTGGCGGAAATGGATCCGGGAAAACTACAATATTAGAATGTATAGAGGGAATACGTAAATATAATAGTGCCTCTATATCCGTTGACGGTAGTTTTGGAGTACAGCTTCAGTCAATTACATTGCCCAAAAATATTAAAGTAATAGAGGCGCTAACCCTATTCTCAAAATGGAACTCAGATTCAATCAATTAA
- a CDS encoding type 1 glutamine amidotransferase family protein has translation MKTIYIYVLDTLADWELGYVTAELNSRRFFKEDANHLSIKTVSYSKQPIRTMGGMTIVPDYLIDDIIVSETSMLLLPGADTWNDPKHEAILVKANELLSVGATVCAICGATAALANFGILNNRPHTSNGPGFLEMICSNYKGQDFYIDQASIASNNLITAGSTEALLWMKQIIECLDVFKSNTLESWYNYFNTGDSKYFFELMQTLPSNNKY, from the coding sequence ATGAAAACAATCTATATTTATGTACTTGATACTTTAGCTGACTGGGAACTAGGATATGTTACTGCGGAGTTGAATTCTAGGAGATTTTTCAAAGAAGACGCGAATCACCTATCGATTAAAACAGTTAGTTACTCCAAACAACCAATCCGTACAATGGGCGGAATGACAATAGTTCCTGACTACTTAATTGATGACATTATTGTAAGTGAAACAAGCATGTTGTTATTACCAGGTGCAGATACATGGAATGATCCAAAGCATGAAGCTATTCTCGTAAAAGCAAACGAGTTGCTCTCTGTAGGTGCTACAGTATGTGCAATTTGTGGAGCTACTGCAGCACTTGCTAATTTTGGGATACTAAATAACCGTCCGCATACTAGTAATGGTCCGGGATTCCTTGAAATGATTTGTTCTAATTATAAAGGACAAGATTTTTATATAGACCAAGCCTCTATTGCATCTAATAACCTTATTACTGCTGGTTCCACTGAAGCTTTGCTATGGATGAAACAAATTATTGAGTGCTTAGATGTTTTTAAATCAAACACATTAGAATCTTGGTATAACTATTTTAATACTGGCGATTCTAAATATTTCTTTGAACTTATGCAAACTCTACCATCTAACAATAAATATTAG
- a CDS encoding LysR family transcriptional regulator: protein MDKHLEIFKTVAEKESFSKAAEVHFMTQPAVSQYIRTLEDNIGTRLLDRSNKYVHLNKAGEIVYHYGKEILGLYTMMQNLVDDLTNTASGPLAIGASYTFGEYVLPRIIADLKRSYPEIEPTISIGNTNRIANLVDTHQLDVGIVEGHFNNKNIIIEPIAEDEMVIVSSPKNKLFDKEGEIKIIDLEKETWIVREQGSGTREATEKMFQQLNIAPSQLMHFGSTQLIKEGVAAGLGISLLSKWSIQKEVKYGDLKIISMEGLPIKREFSIITKSPFQTKALDVFIERLHDHEMLTMIF from the coding sequence TTGGATAAGCATCTAGAAATATTTAAAACAGTCGCAGAGAAAGAGAGTTTTTCTAAAGCAGCAGAAGTACATTTTATGACACAGCCCGCAGTTAGCCAATATATACGTACATTAGAAGACAATATCGGAACACGCTTATTAGATCGAAGCAATAAATATGTCCATTTAAATAAAGCTGGTGAAATTGTGTATCATTATGGAAAGGAGATACTTGGTTTATATACGATGATGCAGAATTTAGTTGACGATTTGACGAATACCGCAAGTGGACCACTTGCAATTGGGGCAAGTTATACCTTTGGTGAATATGTTCTTCCAAGAATTATTGCTGATTTAAAAAGAAGTTATCCAGAAATTGAACCAACTATAAGCATTGGTAATACAAATAGAATTGCAAATTTAGTTGATACTCATCAACTTGATGTAGGCATCGTGGAAGGGCATTTTAATAATAAAAATATTATTATTGAGCCAATTGCAGAAGATGAGATGGTTATTGTTTCCTCACCGAAAAATAAACTATTTGATAAAGAGGGAGAAATTAAAATAATTGATTTAGAGAAAGAAACATGGATTGTAAGGGAACAAGGTTCTGGGACAAGAGAAGCAACAGAAAAGATGTTCCAACAACTTAATATTGCTCCTTCGCAACTAATGCATTTTGGCAGTACACAATTGATTAAAGAGGGAGTAGCAGCAGGCCTCGGTATTAGTCTGCTTTCAAAATGGTCGATTCAAAAAGAAGTAAAATATGGTGATTTAAAAATTATTTCTATGGAAGGACTTCCAATTAAACGAGAGTTTTCAATTATTACAAAATCTCCTTTTCAGACAAAAGCGTTAGATGTTTTTATTGAGAGGTTACATGATCATGAAATGTTGACAATGATCTTTTGA
- a CDS encoding ABC transporter permease, translated as MRALSAELSKLASLPSIWLAFLIGIFGSATIAILDSLSEKDDIIAGVSTRLSEIGYIGLAFGIPGVIIIGVIAVSSEYFTESSESGGGQQLTTSLTAVSSRIHFLFAKAGAVTVVSLLLSIIALITTMGATYLTLGEYAPAIEISRYIGVICNWIFTALLAFGITVLTKNGIIPLTILILNASVVTVSYLLSNITKLGFYLPDSAGRDMFMGDGYFSPFVGGLIMFTWVAVLFILATIVFYRRDVAS; from the coding sequence ATGAGGGCGCTTTCCGCAGAATTGTCCAAGTTAGCTTCCTTGCCATCTATCTGGCTTGCTTTTCTTATTGGAATCTTTGGATCAGCAACCATTGCGATTTTAGATAGCCTAAGCGAAAAAGACGATATCATTGCTGGAGTCAGTACACGACTATCAGAAATTGGTTATATAGGATTAGCTTTTGGGATTCCAGGTGTGATTATTATTGGGGTTATTGCTGTTAGTAGTGAGTATTTCACAGAAAGTAGCGAATCTGGTGGGGGACAGCAGCTTACAACAAGCCTAACCGCAGTTTCATCTAGAATTCACTTTTTATTTGCAAAAGCAGGCGCTGTAACAGTGGTAAGTCTATTACTTTCTATCATTGCACTTATTACAACCATGGGAGCAACTTATCTAACTCTAGGTGAATATGCACCAGCAATAGAAATATCGAGATATATTGGTGTTATATGCAACTGGATATTTACTGCTCTTTTAGCATTTGGGATTACCGTGCTAACCAAGAACGGTATTATCCCACTCACGATACTCATCTTAAATGCTTCTGTTGTTACAGTTAGTTATTTGCTTTCTAATATTACCAAGCTAGGTTTTTATTTACCAGATAGTGCCGGTAGGGATATGTTTATGGGTGATGGATATTTCTCACCATTTGTAGGTGGATTAATCATGTTTACTTGGGTAGCTGTTCTTTTCATTCTTGCAACGATTGTATTCTACAGAAGGGATGTTGCATCATGA
- a CDS encoding carboxymuconolactone decarboxylase family protein → MSSSLYSLELRRNFAQLKHLAPEQFQAFQKFNMDVFQDGALTEKEKEIIAVAITHVTQCPYCLVTHTKNAKKLGATLEELTEAVFVASALEAGGSVAHSSHVFHTQEEDASEILYSRSDVKRTVQLGKLDPDAFKSYRAFSDSTVKEGALSTKFKEIIAVAVATATQCAYCIDSHTKKAIKQGATNEELAEAILVTAALRAGGAYAHMANMIEAYKED, encoded by the coding sequence ATGTCTTCTAGCTTATACTCGCTCGAACTAAGAAGAAATTTTGCACAACTTAAGCATTTAGCACCTGAACAATTTCAAGCGTTTCAAAAATTTAATATGGATGTATTTCAAGATGGTGCTTTAACAGAAAAGGAAAAAGAAATTATTGCAGTAGCAATTACACATGTGACACAATGTCCGTACTGTCTTGTAACCCATACGAAAAATGCAAAGAAACTAGGCGCAACACTAGAGGAATTAACGGAAGCAGTATTTGTTGCATCTGCTCTTGAAGCTGGAGGTTCTGTTGCACATAGTTCTCATGTTTTTCACACACAAGAAGAAGATGCGTCAGAAATTCTTTATAGTCGTTCAGATGTCAAGAGAACAGTTCAATTAGGTAAATTAGATCCTGATGCCTTTAAGTCTTATAGAGCTTTTAGTGATTCTACAGTAAAAGAAGGAGCTTTGAGTACTAAATTTAAAGAGATTATTGCAGTAGCTGTAGCAACTGCAACGCAATGTGCTTATTGTATTGATAGCCATACAAAGAAAGCGATAAAACAAGGTGCTACAAATGAGGAGTTAGCAGAAGCAATTCTCGTTACAGCTGCTTTACGTGCAGGCGGTGCCTATGCTCACATGGCGAATATGATCGAAGCTTATAAAGAAGATTAA
- a CDS encoding helix-turn-helix transcriptional regulator has product MKVSRLVSIIMILLDKERISAQDLANMFEVSTRTIYRDIDAINMAGIPIRSTSGVGGGFEIMKNYKMDSKVFSTTDISTILTGLSSLSNMIQSDELINALAKVKSFIPVDRVDEIQLKTDQIHIDLSQWIGYRNVQAYLEIIKIALQENKLLSFEYADRHGNKTEREAEAYQIVLKGNHWYFQGYCYKRNDFRLFKLARISNLKLEKISFTPRDYQKPLLDFTDILATIQTKIKLRIHKSVMDRALDYCRYEDFSPDGEEYYIVTFPFIENEYYYNILLSFGDKCECLEPSHIRTELKRKIHDIANLYEN; this is encoded by the coding sequence ATGAAAGTTAGCAGGCTTGTTAGCATTATTATGATACTACTCGATAAAGAACGGATAAGCGCACAGGATTTAGCAAATATGTTTGAAGTTTCAACTCGCACCATCTACCGTGATATAGATGCCATCAACATGGCAGGTATTCCAATTCGCTCAACATCGGGGGTAGGAGGTGGCTTTGAAATCATGAAAAACTATAAAATGGATAGCAAAGTTTTTTCAACTACTGATATTTCTACTATTTTGACAGGACTTTCTAGTCTCTCCAATATGATACAAAGTGACGAGCTGATAAACGCTCTCGCGAAAGTAAAAAGTTTTATCCCGGTAGATAGAGTCGACGAGATCCAACTAAAAACAGATCAAATACATATCGATTTAAGTCAGTGGATAGGTTATAGGAACGTACAAGCCTATTTAGAAATCATAAAAATAGCTTTACAAGAAAACAAGTTACTTTCATTTGAATATGCCGACCGTCATGGAAATAAAACGGAACGAGAAGCTGAAGCCTATCAAATTGTATTGAAGGGTAATCATTGGTATTTTCAAGGCTACTGTTATAAAAGAAATGATTTTCGTCTATTCAAATTAGCTCGTATATCAAACCTAAAATTAGAAAAGATTTCCTTTACGCCACGAGATTATCAAAAACCACTATTGGATTTTACTGATATTTTGGCAACTATACAAACAAAGATCAAACTTCGTATTCATAAATCTGTCATGGATAGGGCACTTGATTATTGTAGGTATGAAGATTTTTCTCCAGACGGTGAGGAGTACTACATTGTTACTTTCCCTTTTATAGAAAACGAATATTATTACAATATCCTTTTAAGTTTTGGCGATAAATGTGAATGTTTAGAGCCTTCACATATCCGAACAGAATTGAAACGGAAAATACATGATATAGCTAACTTATATGAAAATTAA
- a CDS encoding YeiH family protein, which translates to MVNQATNERKKQKANSFIKWIAGILFTFFIAFLGYLLAMLPGFDHVGQLACAIIIAVVYRQFFGYPDLLRNGITFSTKKLLRLAIILYGLKLNIDIVLHDGLGLLVRDAFVILFAIGLMIWLAKMLKADKDISLLLGIGTGVCGAAAIAAVAPIMKTKDEDTAISVGIIALLGTVFAIGYTLVRPLLPLIPIDYGIWSGISLHELAHVAIAAEPAGEDSLAIALLAKLGRVFLLVPLCFILIYFIKNKNSGDQAKRKVEFPWFLIGFIMMSIVGSFILGDIIPVSNNVLEGTSIATTWILTAAMVGLGLNVNLKDLRTKALKPLFAVTITSICLSIIAYFII; encoded by the coding sequence GTGGTGAATCAAGCAACGAATGAAAGAAAAAAACAAAAAGCAAACTCTTTTATAAAATGGATTGCTGGAATTTTATTTACTTTTTTTATTGCATTCTTAGGATACTTATTAGCTATGCTGCCTGGTTTTGACCATGTTGGGCAATTGGCCTGTGCTATTATTATAGCTGTAGTTTATAGGCAATTTTTTGGATATCCTGATTTATTACGTAATGGAATTACTTTTTCCACTAAAAAGTTGCTACGTTTAGCAATCATTTTATATGGATTAAAACTAAATATAGACATTGTGTTGCATGATGGATTAGGGCTGCTTGTACGTGACGCATTTGTCATTTTGTTTGCAATTGGACTTATGATTTGGCTCGCTAAAATGCTCAAAGCAGATAAAGATATTTCCCTTTTACTTGGAATTGGAACAGGTGTCTGTGGAGCTGCCGCAATCGCTGCTGTTGCCCCCATTATGAAAACAAAGGATGAAGATACAGCTATTAGTGTTGGTATTATTGCATTGTTAGGTACCGTGTTTGCAATCGGATATACGCTAGTAAGGCCCCTATTACCATTAATACCGATTGATTATGGAATTTGGTCAGGAATCAGTTTACATGAGCTTGCTCATGTTGCCATTGCAGCAGAACCTGCAGGAGAAGATTCATTAGCCATTGCATTATTAGCAAAATTAGGACGAGTTTTCTTGCTAGTTCCTCTCTGCTTCATTTTGATTTATTTTATAAAGAATAAAAATAGTGGAGATCAAGCAAAAAGAAAAGTTGAATTTCCATGGTTTCTAATTGGATTTATTATGATGAGTATTGTAGGAAGCTTTATTCTTGGGGATATTATTCCAGTATCAAATAATGTTTTGGAAGGTACTAGTATTGCTACAACTTGGATATTGACAGCCGCTATGGTAGGACTAGGTTTAAATGTCAATCTAAAGGATTTGCGGACTAAAGCCTTGAAACCACTATTTGCGGTAACCATTACTTCTATTTGTTTGTCCATCATTGCCTACTTTATTATCTAA
- a CDS encoding AAA family ATPase, with amino-acid sequence MTLPKGIYIITGIMASGKSTIAQLLAEQLDKSVHVHGDIYRKMIVNGRKEMTPQPSEEALEQLRLRYHLTANTVKTYYEAGFTVVVQDNYLGVETKTFLQELQSKPVYLITLNPSINAILQREKQRHKTGYHAWQVESLYQVLIEENPQIGLWIDSSDMTPEETITEILKHVESAGRIYV; translated from the coding sequence ATGACACTACCAAAAGGAATTTATATAATCACTGGTATTATGGCTTCTGGAAAATCAACGATAGCACAATTATTGGCAGAACAGCTGGATAAAAGTGTCCATGTACATGGTGATATTTATCGAAAAATGATAGTAAATGGACGAAAAGAAATGACACCACAGCCTTCTGAAGAGGCACTAGAACAATTAAGACTGCGCTATCATCTGACTGCCAATACAGTAAAAACATATTATGAAGCAGGCTTCACTGTAGTAGTACAAGACAATTATTTAGGAGTAGAAACAAAAACTTTTCTGCAAGAATTACAATCTAAGCCTGTCTATTTAATCACACTTAATCCTAGTATAAATGCAATTCTACAACGAGAAAAACAACGTCATAAAACAGGCTATCATGCATGGCAAGTAGAATCACTTTATCAAGTATTAATAGAAGAAAACCCACAAATAGGGCTATGGATAGATTCATCTGATATGACACCAGAAGAAACTATTACCGAGATTTTAAAGCATGTGGAATCAGCGGGAAGGATCTATGTCTGA
- a CDS encoding FAD-dependent oxidoreductase, with protein MSEQTKSLWNESVHLPSFPTLEESLEVDVGIVGAGITGITAAYLLAKQGLKVALIETSQILQGTTGHTTAKVTAQHGLIYDKLIKQFGVENAKKYYQAATEAKTLIENIIQTHQIECHYTNENAYVYTNTDNYIEQIKNEMKAYDKLNISGELTDNLPLDIPYQLAISMHDQAQFHPVQYLKAILEEAIANDVHVFENTSAIDVEFNKKTAIMTANNQRIICDYVIQASHYPFFDGQGFYPVRMYAEREYVLAIKTEKDFPGGMYINAETPTRSVRNIRLNGEDIWIIAGDSHKVGQGDQKINYFKNLAKFAKDTFGPIKIINKWSAQDYTTIDGIPYIGTVSSAHDNVFVATGFNKWGMTNGTTAAKVITDLIMKRRNEYSEFFAPTRSSFPNSIKPFISTNMNVTKEFIKGKFDTTKQSISNIKTDQAIVTKIKGSRIGIYKDQQNNIHAVKTTCTHLGCEVSWNTTERTWECPCHGSRFSYTGEVIQGPAKEPLQTIDLNTDVEK; from the coding sequence ATGAGCGAGCAAACAAAATCTTTATGGAATGAATCAGTTCATTTACCCTCTTTTCCTACATTAGAAGAATCACTTGAAGTCGATGTCGGAATAGTTGGTGCAGGAATTACTGGAATTACTGCAGCCTATTTACTAGCAAAACAAGGATTAAAAGTAGCATTGATCGAAACAAGCCAAATCTTACAAGGTACTACTGGTCATACTACAGCAAAAGTTACTGCACAACATGGATTGATTTACGATAAATTAATCAAGCAATTTGGCGTGGAAAATGCTAAAAAATATTATCAAGCAGCTACGGAAGCAAAGACACTAATAGAAAACATCATTCAAACACATCAAATAGAATGTCATTACACAAATGAAAATGCTTATGTATATACAAATACAGATAATTATATAGAACAAATAAAAAATGAAATGAAAGCATATGACAAACTGAATATATCTGGAGAACTTACAGATAATTTACCTTTAGATATTCCATATCAACTTGCTATTTCCATGCATGATCAAGCACAGTTTCATCCTGTTCAGTACTTAAAGGCAATACTTGAAGAAGCAATTGCAAATGATGTACATGTATTTGAGAACACTAGTGCAATCGACGTGGAATTTAATAAGAAAACAGCAATAATGACTGCTAATAATCAAAGAATTATTTGTGACTACGTTATTCAAGCAAGCCATTATCCTTTTTTTGACGGGCAAGGGTTTTATCCTGTTCGTATGTATGCAGAGCGTGAATACGTCTTAGCTATAAAAACAGAAAAAGATTTTCCTGGTGGAATGTACATTAATGCTGAAACTCCAACCCGATCCGTTAGAAATATTCGATTAAATGGAGAAGATATTTGGATCATTGCTGGAGATAGTCATAAGGTTGGCCAAGGTGACCAAAAGATAAATTATTTTAAAAATCTAGCAAAATTTGCGAAAGATACATTTGGCCCAATTAAAATCATTAACAAATGGTCGGCACAAGATTACACTACAATTGATGGCATACCATATATAGGAACTGTCTCATCAGCACATGATAATGTATTCGTAGCAACTGGATTTAATAAATGGGGCATGACCAATGGTACCACTGCAGCAAAGGTCATAACAGATTTAATAATGAAACGTAGAAATGAATATTCTGAATTTTTTGCGCCAACAAGATCATCATTTCCAAATTCAATCAAACCATTTATAAGCACAAATATGAATGTAACAAAGGAATTTATTAAAGGTAAATTTGATACTACGAAACAAAGTATAAGTAATATTAAAACAGATCAAGCAATTGTTACTAAAATTAAAGGATCGCGAATTGGTATATATAAAGATCAGCAAAATAATATTCATGCAGTAAAAACAACATGTACACATTTAGGATGTGAAGTATCCTGGAATACTACAGAACGAACATGGGAATGTCCGTGTCATGGATCAAGATTTTCATACACAGGTGAAGTTATTCAAGGTCCAGCTAAAGAACCATTACAAACTATTGATTTAAATACGGATGTAGAAAAATAA